Genomic segment of Leopardus geoffroyi isolate Oge1 chromosome B2, O.geoffroyi_Oge1_pat1.0, whole genome shotgun sequence:
GTCTAACCTTTCTTAGGAATGAAAAATAgtctaataaaatgaaaaatagccaATAATTTCAGCTGCAGAAGAGTAAAAAACAAACTGTTTTTAACTGAGGGAAAGGATACACAAACCCACACAGCCATTTTGTGAATTAACAGAAGGAGAACTTTGAGTTTGTTTCATTTATGTTCTTAATAATTTGATATGAGGAAGTAAAAAGCATTAAATGGCAGTTAAAGGGATAGACATCTGGCCCCTGCAGAgggttttctcctgttaatttacCCACGACCCTCCTTCATTCCAGAAGTCCATTCCACTATTAGATCATTCATTCGTTCGCTTAACAAACATATTGAGGGCCTACAATATGCTGGGTATTGTGCTTAGTGGACACTAAAGAGCAAGACAGCCGTGTTCCAGAACCTCATACATTACAAATGGGAGAAAGGGAGGACTCGAAATCAGGCACTTATAATAGTGCATTCAATGTTACGACCATTTGAAAAGTACTTTCTTACATTAAACTAAAATCTGGCTTCACCTTTGGTTGTTTGATTCCTCTTTGTGCAAGGGTTATGACATTGGGACCCCGCACCCTGCCCAAAGCAAAGTGGTTGGTCTCAGTCCTGGTAAACAGGAGTGAGATGTTAGAGGCGATGAGACGGAAGGAAGGAGCAATGGGGGCTGGGTTCCACTGGGACTTCTGAGAAGCACTGAGAATACCTCCCGGAGTTGTCAATCCAAGGGACAGAAGTCTTCGCTGTCTCCTAAACTCGAGGCTCATCCACTGGTGCCTGGAGCTTGCCATGTGAGCCACATGGACTCCACAGGCTTTTGGGGAAAGTGAATGACACAGGTGTGCTTAGGTGAGATGATGTCATTTAGCACGGCCATGGCTGGGATCAGACTTGAGTCAAAGGGATGTGACATGGGTCATCAGGTGTCTGCCCAGGGATGGCAGATACGAAAGTGACATCTGTACCAAGGAAGGGCTCAAGTTTGATTCTGTCCTAGGGCCAAATAGGATAAATTAAATTCCTCTCTTCCATGAGATCCTGGAGTGCCTGTCCTGTGCTCCTGAGATTTTCCAAGATTAGTATACTGTGTCCTGATAtgatgtgctattttttttttattcctctcagTGCATTGGTTATTCTCACATTGCACTGAAGGTGGACCAGCTAGCACAGATATGGAAAGGCACTGTTGTATTGATTACTTCATGGTACTCCAGTGTTAGGCTGATTGTTTTGAAATTCAGTGACATTGGTAACATAAACTGTGGCTTTTTCATAATCCATTTTATATTTggggtaaatctatttttaatttttacatgaaagcatttttttcatgaaatcctTAAATTATGGATATCATATTTTAACTTTCTTGCAGCTTAAACCTTCTTTAAAAGACAACAATAGGGgctccctgggtggcttaggctgTTCAgtatctggcttttgattttgtctcaggtcatgatctcacggttcatgtcaTGATATCAAGCCTGCATTGAGCTttatgctgacagtatggagcctgtttgagattctctctttccctctctctctgccccttccccgcttgcctgcatgtatatacatgtgctcactctctcgctctctctctctttctctctctctcaaaaaaaaaaagatgttaaaaaaaaaaaagacaatggtaGCCTGTAATGGAGCCATTCTGAATTGAAATAGAGGTCCCTTTAAGTGACTAACCCAAAATCTAGTGTCTCTTTAGCCAGGTTTCTGTGTGTCACATAAATGAGGCAATAATTTATTCCCagtttaaatttttgttcttttttaggaaaatattatttttatgataacTACTTCGACCTGCCAGGAGCTCTTCTATGTGCCAGAGTCGTGGACTCTTTAACAAAGGTGAGCAGGGGCTCATTTTTTAGAAATTACGGTATGTATTTAGTCATAAATCAGAGGACTTAATTATATATGTCTTTTGAGTTGAGATTTtactcagtttcctctctgtaGTTGAAGTgactgaggaagaaaaacaaaatttggtcGAGTATTTTGGGAAAATTAAGTAGCagtgactattttttttctcaaggatAATAAACCTATTCGCCAGCAGGGGGTGCAAAagtctaaaaagaaaacagacctcataggtggaaaaatattttcttggtttcattagcagaataaaaaaaaaaaaaagtaattaagtaAATTCCACCTGTTCTTAAGCATTCtaaataatatgaaattaaaaaatgagatggagtttttaaattcatcattttgAGCAGTTTGATGCATGCAGACTTTATACTGTTTATGAAGATTGAATAGATGTCTGGGTCCAAGAAGTTATACTTAGTTAGGGCTTAAGACCTGTGAACAGAAACCAGTTTTATGTcagaattacttttcttttttgcatatgttgtcttttaaaatcataatgatCATGTTGATAATTGAATATGgataatggtttatttttgaacCAGAATTAGTCATGTTTTTGTGAAAGTTTCTATTGAGCAATAATTTTAGTATGTTGGTAGAAGTTATTTACGTGAGCTGGAGTCAGTTTTTTATTCATAGTAACTTCAAGCAAATATATCAGTCCTCAAATATTTCAGAGCTTATATAATTAGatacaaatacctagtagtttgTCTTTGTTTAGATAGAAGGACACCAGTTAATGTTTCCAAGAAAGCAAGGGGTTGTAGGGTTATGTGTTATAATATAATGTTACTTGCTTCCTGGtttaaagaaatctgaataaaaatggTGTACATTTTGGGTTTTGAACCTCCTTTATCTCTCCTGTAGAGACTTGCTGCTCTTTTATATAGAAATCAGGTAAATGTGCATTGAATTCTAAAGTAACCAGCTTTTAGGACTTTAGGAGTTGAAGTTTTTTAACCCCATTGATGCCCCACTACATGAAGAGGCACATTCTGATATCTCAAAAGCTATAACACCATAAATTTACTCAtgtgtttaaaatacataatttttagaCTTTACATTGAGtggaaatttctattttatttgggCTATATGAGCTATATTAATATTtagttatatgtatgtatattgtatgtatatattgtatacatatatatatatatatatatatatatatataactgattttcatgaaagatttctttttttaaatcattcggAAGAATGAGTTTGTACGTCTATTACCTTTTCTAAAACATGAgtcccagttttattttttatttttaaaaaactgtttttaatgttttatttttgagggagagacagagtatgagcaagggaggggcagagagagagggagacacagaatccgaagcaggctccaggctctgagccgtcagcacagagcccaacgcagggctcgaactcacagaccatgagatcatgacctgggctgaagttggatgctcaaccaactgagccacccaggcgccccataaaatatGAGTCCCAGTTTTAGATTACAGTAATATTGTAATGGTTTGGCAAGTGTTTTctactgggcttgaaaacagaaTTATTACGTATGttaacatttggattttttttttttttttagcagaacaATGGTCAAAAAACATTTGATTTTTGGAAGGATATAGTTGCTGGTATACAACACAATTATAAAATGTCAGCTTTTAAGGGTGAGTAATATGAAGAGAGATTTTCTAATAGATGTTTATTAAATGCTATGTCTTATGAATTACTTAGAAGTTACCTATTTTGTTACGTGTCTCAGTTAGGATTTACGTTCATCTTAAATTTTGCTATGTAGTTGGTACTGTTTACATTTTAAGAGGTTCTGTAATTCATGTCTGGTTCATGGCCATAATTGCCAGTATTCTGAGCTATGCTGTCTCTTACATGCCTGCCTAAAGGGTCGTTCTGTGGGCTCCCTAGAATTGAAGTTCACACTTCACTATTTCCCAGCCTGGGAATGCAGATTACTCACACCTATAACCATTGGTGTTGTTGTTATAGACTGATAGGGGAAGTGAGAATTCTATTCTCATTGCTTAAAACAGGATGGGCTGACTCAGAATGGGGCAGAGACATCGCCAAGCTGCAGCTAAGGTTTCACAGCTGTATCCGCAGGTCTGCTTGAGTTACACAGAGGATATTTCTAAGGAATAAAGAGATGCGTTTATCATATGTTACCTCGTTGACTCCAACCAGACTGTCCTGATTCAACCAGTGGGCTGACTGATAGATGCTCAAGAGCAATGTTTCTCAGCTTAGAGAAATGTTGCCTTTTGATTGACATAAACTTGCCTgccttctttttaatgtaatttaagcCATCAAAATAATCCTAAATATTATGACTAAAATCATGTCAAGGCAGCAAATAGTAACTgcagaatattttttcaaattacataTTTCTCTGCCACCTGCTTTGTCCTTCCCTGAAGAAAATCACTGTTATGGAGTAATCATCTCACTTTTCCATGCCCAGTCACCTGCCCTTCACCCTGGCTGGTAGGTCCCATGGGGTCCTGTGGGGTCTTTTCACAGCCCACACtgagtgctgggggtggggggtgtgggaaTGCCCATCCCCAGTAGAGGGGAGTATCCGTGACAACTGTAAAAGTCACCCACCTACCACTactgttttacttttattcactttgtaaaatgaaaagcCTTCAAAGAATGTTTGAGAATACCAAATTGCTGCTGTcgaataaattaacataaaaatccGTTGATGTTATTTTATTGCATTGTAAATAAGGAGTAGGTAAAACATTTCATGCTTTAACAAGTGAGGCACAGCTTAAAAGTTTTAAAcagcaatataaaaatacagtacagagcataaataaataatgtcttttcatttctagtCAGATTGTGAAACGCTTGACGTTAGTTATACTTTCACTAGAATAGGAGGCTCAGGGTACATATGGTAATGGTCTGTAAACCCACAATATCATATTATGTAAGATTCAAGAtggaattaaagaaatcaaattaatcACACttgtattaagtaaataaaataggttAGACACCCATTTCCAAGTTACGAAGGGTATATAGGAAGCTTTCCTGCAGTCACAGAAAAGTTTGCAAAGGTTCATGGCTAAAGCACCTTGCATTTCAGATTAATTTTAACATAATCTTTTGGTTTTATTAGAGCTGTAAGAAGTCTATATGCACCTGTATGTTTGAATAGATCTTGATGAAGGGGCCATATAAGCCTTCGAGTAATGCACCATCAGAAAGATCTCAGGGTATACAGTGTCTTTGAAATTTGAATATTCAAGTATTTGAGTTCTATAAAGATATGATACCTCCTGATTGTTTCCTAGAAGTTCTCCTGTTAATTGTTAGAAAcaggcttctttttaaaaacaaatgctgaattTCTGAAATCAAATTTAACGTAATTTAGTGTCCCATTTCAGGGTTTCATTgcgatcattttatttttttagcctaGTAGGACTTTCATggtgaaatttttaaatactgaaggaGTTCACAGAAAACTTTAAAGAGTCTTAAGGCTGCTGACTAGAAATTCAAGAGAGTCTTCGCATATAATTTACCATTGCTGCTCGCTTTGTCAGGGGGACAGTTTATTGGTCTGAAAGCTCAAATctgtattttggaaaattaaaattagtcacattttttttttttttttgcctacctCCATATGCATTTTGTGGGGCGCAGTGGAGTTGGAGAATGCCTTTTCAAGCAGATTTACGTTAGCTCGGTTGGGAATATGCTCACATTGGTGCCACCAAGAACCCTGAGAAGGAGGAGTGGACATACTCAGAGGAGTACAGCCCATTTGACCCAGCATTGGGCAGCTGGAGCCACACCTGGTCATTTTCTGTGAGATCGAGTATGGCACTCCCGGAAGCCTGATCCAGGTAGCCTTTGGTGTATTCATCATAGGTGTACATGACAGGGGTGCCGTTCTTATACAGGCCCACCCAAACATGGTTCCCTTTCACATGCACGTGGTAGGAGAAATAGTATGTTCCTGGGATCCTACAGGTAAAGATTCCAGTTCTTGAGTCATAATGCTGTTGCCTGTTATACAGAATCTTATCAAATGGGATGGGAATACCTATAGCTGGGTAAGCTTTGGAGAGAATAACAGTGAACGCAGACACAGGCATCCCCGTTACTCCCTGGTTGGCACTAACAAGAGGCCTTTGGCCTGCCTTTATAAAGCCATCGGATGGGGCTGCCTGGCCTGGGGGGCCTGGAGGGCCTGGGGGACCGGGGAGGCCAGGCTCTCCAGTGTGGCCTCTCGGACCTGGAGGCCCTGGTGGCCCAGTGGGACCATTAAGCCCCTTAGTTGTAATGCCAGCTGGGCCAGGAGGACCTGGAGTTCCTGGATCCCCTTTAGATCCAGGGAATCCTGGAATGCCTGGTGGCCCAATGGGGCCTCTGGTACCTGGTATTCCAGGGGCACCCCTTGGACCAGCCTCACCATTGTGTCCAGGTACTCCCTTAGCTCCTGCTGGGCCCACAGGACCTGGGAGACCAGGAGGTCCTTTAACTCCAGGGTCACCTTTTGGGCCTGGGAGCCCTGGATTTCCCTTAAGACCACTGGTGCCTGGTTCTCCCGGGTACCCTGGTTTTCCATCTAACCCAGAGGAACCCCTTTCTCCCTTAGCCCCAGGGTGTCCTGCAGGCCCAGCCGGTCCTGTCTCACCTTTAGGGCCTGGAATTCCTTGGTTGCCTGGGATGCCTTTTGGTCCTTGGGGTCCCATGTTTCCGGGGGGTCCAGTCAGACCTGGTTCCCCAGGATGGCCTGCTGGGCCTTGTTCCCCTTTGGCACCTGGACTCCCTGGAAGGCCAATAGGTCCTCTTTGTCCCTTCAGGCCTGGTAACCCTGGTTTCCCAAAGCCAGGAGCCCCGGGGACCCCAGCTATTCCTGGGGCCCCAGGGTGACCTTTTGTCCCAGGAATCCCTGGCTGGCCTGgggctccaggggctcctggctttCCAATGCCTTCTGGTCCTCGTTCCCCAGGAGGACCTTGGGGGCCTGGCGGGCCAGCTGGTCCTCTCTCTCCTGGAAAGCCCCGATCACCTTTGATGCCTGGCTGCCCTGGAAGCCCGTTTTCACCTCTTTTTCCTACTCCAGGAGAGCCAGGTGGTCCCATGGGACCCTGAGGGCCTGGAAGGCCCCTCTCACCTGGGCGTCCAGGAGTACCATATCCTGTTTCCCCTTTCTGTCCATGCACACCAGGGACTCCTGGTGTGCCCTTTTCTCCAGGAAAGCCTCTGggtcctggggctcctggaggTCCTTGTTGTCCGGGTTTTCCTGGAACAGTAATTCCAGCTGGGCCGGGGATTCCAGGTGGCCCTGGTGGGCCCCGTGGTCCTGGTAAACCTGGTGGTCCAATATCTCCTTTGGGTCCATATAGTCCTTTCTCCCCGGGTTTTCCTGGGAGTCCTGGCAAACCTGGCTTTCCAGTGGTGGATGGTCCTGGTGGTCCTGGTAATCCTGGCTCTCCTTGGGGTCCAGGACTTCCATAGCCTGGTTTTCCTGGTGGTCCAGATGGACCTGGGTGCCCTCGAGGTCCCACAGGGCCTGGGGGACCAGGGATACCTTGCTCTCCTCTTACTGATACACCTGAAAGACATGTCCGATACACAGAC
This window contains:
- the COL10A1 gene encoding collagen alpha-1(X) chain, giving the protein MLPQTALLLLLSLNLVHGGFYAERYQTPTGIKGPLPNTKTQFFIPYAIKSKGVSVRGEQGIPGPPGPVGPRGHPGPSGPPGKPGYGSPGPQGEPGLPGPPGPSTTGKPGLPGLPGKPGEKGLYGPKGDIGPPGLPGPRGPPGPPGIPGPAGITVPGKPGQQGPPGAPGPRGFPGEKGTPGVPGVHGQKGETGYGTPGRPGERGLPGPQGPMGPPGSPGVGKRGENGLPGQPGIKGDRGFPGERGPAGPPGPQGPPGERGPEGIGKPGAPGAPGQPGIPGTKGHPGAPGIAGVPGAPGFGKPGLPGLKGQRGPIGLPGSPGAKGEQGPAGHPGEPGLTGPPGNMGPQGPKGIPGNQGIPGPKGETGPAGPAGHPGAKGERGSSGLDGKPGYPGEPGTSGLKGNPGLPGPKGDPGVKGPPGLPGPVGPAGAKGVPGHNGEAGPRGAPGIPGTRGPIGPPGIPGFPGSKGDPGTPGPPGPAGITTKGLNGPTGPPGPPGPRGHTGEPGLPGPPGPPGPPGQAAPSDGFIKAGQRPLVSANQGVTGMPVSAFTVILSKAYPAIGIPIPFDKILYNRQQHYDSRTGIFTCRIPGTYYFSYHVHVKGNHVWVGLYKNGTPVMYTYDEYTKGYLDQASGSAILDLTENDQVWLQLPNAGSNGLYSSEYVHSSFSGFLVAPM